Below is a window of Populus alba chromosome 2, ASM523922v2, whole genome shotgun sequence DNA.
tCACGAGTTGGGAACAGAACATAACATGCCATTTAAGCCCCTGAGGGTTTAAGTTAAAAGAAAGCCCTAGTTCGTAGTAGTAAATGACAGAGTGACAGGCAGACAGACAGGGCATCTTCTTCCTCCGTAGGTTTTGGTCGGCCGGTCAGTCACATTTGCAGGTATGCTCTTCAAAACCTACTCCATTTATACTACTAGAACTAAGCACTTGTTGCATAGAAAATCTCTCATAAACCCTGCTTTCAACCTCCACACCAGACCCATTTCAAGCCTCAAAGTTGTGTGGCGCAGGGACCCACAACTAGACCATGCCATTGAGAGAGATAAGCCATACAAAATCTGCTCAAAAGTTGTCAAAGAGGTCCTTAACGAACCGGGTCAAGTAATCCCCCTTCGTTACCTCGAAAACAGGCGCGAGAGATTGCGCCTCAATGTAAGAATTTCtacttttcttaataaaaaccCTGCCCTCTTTGACGTTTACCAGGATCGAATCAAACCCAAGTCAGAACCCGTCCGTTTTGTCCGTGTTAGCCATCGGTTAAGGAATTTtcttgaagaagagaaaaggattGTCTTGGAAAATGAGGGGTGGATTGTTTCGAAGTTGTGTAAGTTGCTGATGATGGCTAAGGATAAGGTCCTTAGTGTGGATAAATTGGTACATGTGAAGAGAGAATTTGGTTTTCCTAATGACTTTTTGGTTAATTTGGTACCTAATTATCCAAACTATTTTAGGTTAATTGGCCCCCCTGAGGAGGGAAAGTCATTTCTTGAGTTGGTTGAATGGAATCCTGAGTTTGCAAAATCAGTAATAGAGCAAAGAGCTGAAGATGAGTTTAGGTTGACGGGAATTCGTGTTAGGCCTAATTTTTACTACAAGCTTCCTCCGGGGTTCTTCTTGAGGAAGGAGATGAGGGAGTGGATTCGGGATTGGTTGGAACTTGATTACATATCACCATATGTTGATGTGTCACACTTGGATCAAGCTTCACAGGAAATGGAGAAGAGGAATGTTGGGGTTTTCCATGAGTTGCTATCGCTTTCGTTGTTCAAGAGGATTCCAGTGCCCATATTGGGGAAGTTTAGTGATGAGTACAGGTTTTCCAACGCATTTTCAAGTGTGTTCACTAGGCATTCAGGAATATTTTACATGTCACTGAAAGGAGGGATTAAGACTGCGATGCTAAGGGAAGCTTACAAGGACGGCGAGTTGATTCAGAGGGATCCTTTGCTTGAAATAAAGGACAAGTTTGTTCAGTTGTTGGAAGAGGGGTGGCAGCAGAGACAGGAGGAGTTGAGGTCACAAAGGGAAGAGGTTAAGAAGAACAGAGTAATGGTGGCATTGGGGGATGGGGACACCGATGGACAAGAGAGCAGCAGGGATTTGGACGGGCAAGAAGTCAATTGATAGCTGTGAATTCCCAAGTTATGCTGATATCGGGAGGAAACTAAGGCAAAGGAGCAGCTGATGCTTGATGATAAGGAACAATCTTCCCAGAGTTAGACACATACTGCATGATTTTCAGTATCTCATTAAGGTTCTGAACTTCCATGAATATATGGCAATTAAAAGGTAGGGCTTTGTCATGATGGCCAGTGGTGATGGCTTGAGATTGCATAATCAATTAACTCTACCAATTGTGAGTTACAACATGTTAAATTTCTGTTGAGTTCCTAAATGTCTTTCTTCTTTGCCTGTCCTGTGCAAGGAAGCTCAAAATGAAAAGCATTTCTAAGGAAAAAGagacttgattttgttttaaaacaaattgtcGAATG
It encodes the following:
- the LOC118044125 gene encoding protein WHAT'S THIS FACTOR 1 homolog, chloroplastic, whose amino-acid sequence is MLFKTYSIYTTRTKHLLHRKSLINPAFNLHTRPISSLKVVWRRDPQLDHAIERDKPYKICSKVVKEVLNEPGQVIPLRYLENRRERLRLNVRISTFLNKNPALFDVYQDRIKPKSEPVRFVRVSHRLRNFLEEEKRIVLENEGWIVSKLCKLLMMAKDKVLSVDKLVHVKREFGFPNDFLVNLVPNYPNYFRLIGPPEEGKSFLELVEWNPEFAKSVIEQRAEDEFRLTGIRVRPNFYYKLPPGFFLRKEMREWIRDWLELDYISPYVDVSHLDQASQEMEKRNVGVFHELLSLSLFKRIPVPILGKFSDEYRFSNAFSSVFTRHSGIFYMSLKGGIKTAMLREAYKDGELIQRDPLLEIKDKFVQLLEEGWQQRQEELRSQREEVKKNRVMVALGDGDTDGQESSRDLDGQEVN